GCCGCGCTCGCACAGTTCGTCACCGACGCCTCGGACGAGCGCCTGGAGACCCTGGAGAGCGAACTCGCCAGCTACTACAAGGTCTACGGCATTCGCGTCGGCGTCTTCTACGACGGTGATGTGCCCATGGCCACCGCGCCGCGCGGGTGGTTCCTCCCCCGGGAGGGCGAGGTGCGCGACGCGTTCGGCGAGGCGCTGCTCAGCCGCCGCAGCCAGGACCCGAAGCAGGTGTGGCCCTGGCAGCGGGGCCGGCTGGTCGTCGCCTCGCCGGTGATCCGGGACGGTGACGTCGTCGCGGTCGTCGTCACCGACTCGCCCACCGGGTCGATGCGTTCGCGGATCCTGCGCGACTGGCTTGTCATCTTCGCCGGTGAACTCGCCGCCATGCTGCTGGCCGTCGGCGCAGCGCTGCGGCTCACCGGCTGGGTGCTCAGGCCCGTACGGGTGCTCGACGCCACCACCCACTCCATCGCGAGCGGGGCCCTGAAGTCCCGCGTCGCGGTCGCCGGCGGACCACCCGAACTCCGGCGCCTGGCACGGTCGTTCAACGAGATGGCGGACAACGTCGAGGACGTGCTGGAACAGCAGCGGGCCTTCGTCGCCGACGCGTCGCACCAGTTGCGGAACCCGCTCGCCGCCCTGATGCTGCGCATCGAACTGCTCGCCTTCGAACTCCCCCCGGGCAACGCGGAGATCGCCTCCGTCCAGGCCGAGGGAAAGCGCCTCGCGCAGGTCCTCGACGACCTTCTCGACCTTGCGCTCGCCGAGCACGCCGAGGCGGACCTGAGGATCACCGACATCGGGGAGCTCACCGCCGAGCGCGTCGCCGCCTGGGCTCCCACCGCCGAGGCCAAGGGTGTGCGGCTGATGGGGAGTTGCCCGCCCACCACCGCCTGGGCCGACCCCGTCACCCTCTCCAGCGCGCTCGACGCGGTCATCGACAACGCGGTCAAGTTCACGCCGAAGGACGAGACCGTCCAGGTCACGGTCGCCGCGGACGGGGACACCTCGACCATCGTGGTCACCGACCTCGGACCCGGGCTCACCGACGAGGAACTCGCCCGGGTCGGCGACCGGTTCTGGCGCAGCGGGCGGCACCAGAACGTCAAGGGGTCCGGTCTGGGGCTGTCCATCTCGCGGACACTGCTGGCGGCCGGCGGCGGGACGATCTCGTACGGGCGTCATGAACCGCACGGCCTGGTGGTGACGGTGTCCGTGCCGCGTAGTCGGCCTACGGCTTGAGGCTCTCCACGGCCTACGGCTTGACCGATCGGTAGTAGCGGCGGGCGCCCTCCTGGAGGGGTACCGGGTCGGTGTAGATCGCGGTGCGTACGTCGACCAGTTGGGCGGAGTGGACGTCGCGGCCGATGCCGTCCCTGCTCTTGATGACGGTCCTGGTGAGCCACTCGGTGAGCTCGGGGTCCATGTCCTTGCGGGTGATCAGCAGGTTGGAGACGGCCATCGTCGGGACGGTTCTGTTGTTCTGGACGGACGGGTACGCCGACGCCGGCATGTTGGTGGCGCGGTAGTAGCGGGTGGGCTCGCCCTCGGCGTGCAGCTTCGCCACGAGAGAGGGCTCGATCGGGACGAAACGGAAGGCGGAACGTTCGGCCAACTGCTTCAGACCGTCGGTGGGCAGACCGCCGGACCAGAAGAACGCGTCCAGGCCGTGACCCAGGAGATTGGGGCCGGTGTCGATGCCCTCCGCCCTCGGCTGGATGTCCTTGTCCGGGTCGATGCCTGCGGCGGTGAGCACGCGGTCCGCGATCAGCCGGACACCGGAGTTGGGGACGCCGATGGAGACCCGCTTGCCCCTGAGGTCGGCCAGCGTGTGGATGTCCGAGTCGGACGGGACGACCAGCTGGACGTAGTCGTCGTAGAGGCGGGCGACTCCGCGGAGCCGGTCGGCGCCGGGGTCGCCGTTCTGTTGGTAGGTCTCGACGGCGTCGGCCGCGGCGATCGCGAAGTCGGACTTGCCGGTCGCCACCAGCCTGACGTTCTCCTGGGAGCCGGCGGTGGTCTCCAGCTTCACCTTCAGGTCGGGCATGTCCCTGTGGAGCTCGTCGCGCAGGAGCACGCCGTACTTCTGGTAGACGCCTGCGCGGGTGCCGGTGCTGAAGGTGATGGTTCCGCTCGGGGGGTCCTCGCCGAGAGGGAGCAGCCACCACAGGAGCAGGCCGAGGGCCACGAGGGTGGCGGCCGCGGTCTGGAGCGCCTGGCGGCGGCTGAGGCGGGGGAACGGCTTGGACATGCCGGTGATCCTGCCAGGGGGTGTGGGGAGCTGGCCAGGGCGCGCGGGTGCCTGCGGCGGGGCGGGTGTGGGGGTTCGGTGGGTGGCGGTGGGGCCGGCAGGGCGCGTGCGGGTTGGTGGGGGCGGGCGTTTTTTGCGCAGTTCCCCGCGCCCCTTATATGCCTGCGGCGGCCTGTTTCGGTTCGGTGGGTGGGTCGGGGCCGTCGGCGACTGACGGTCCGTGGGGGTGTGTGTCGCCTTGGCCCACCCGGCGGTTTGGGGAACTGCGGGCCGGCGCCGTGTCTTTTCAGGCGCCGTCGCGGCTGATCGACGCCTCCGTCAAGGGTGAGGGGGTCTCCGGTGACTTCGCGGCGTTGCGGCGGGCGGTCAGTCTTGTGGCCAGGGGTTCTGTGTAGCGGGCCGTCAGGGGGCCGATGATGACCAGGATGAGGACGTAGGCCGTGGCCAGGGGGCCCAGGGAGGGTTCTATGCCGGCCGAGACGGCCAGGCCCGCAATGACGATGGAGAACTCGCCGCGGGCCACCAGGGCGCCGCCCGTGCGCCAGCGGCCCTTGGGGGAGATTCCGGCTCGTCGGGCCGCCCAGTAGCCGGTGGCGATCTTTGTGGCCGCCGTGATCACGGCGAGGGCGAGGGCGGGGACCAGGACCGGGGGGATGCTCGCCGGGTCCGTGTGCAGGCCGAAGAAGACGAAGAAGACCGCCGCGAAGAGGTCCCTCAGAGGGCTCAGGAGGGTGTGGGCGCCCTCCGCCACCTCGCCCGAGAGGGCTATGCCGACGAGGAACGCGCCCACCGCCGCCGATACCTGGAGCTGTTGGGCCACGCCTGCCACCAGGATCGTCAGGCCCAGGACCACCAGGAGGAGCTTCTCCGGGTCGTCGCTGGAGACGAAGCGGGAGATCAGGCGGCCGTAGCGGACCGCGACGAAGAGGACCAGGCCCGCCGCTCCGAGCGCGATCGCCAGGGTCAGGCTTCCGGCCAGGAGGCCCGCGCCGGCGACGAGCGCCGTGACGATGGGCAGGTACACCGCCATCGCCAGGTCCTCCAGGACCAGGACGCTCAGGATGACCGGGGTCTCCCGGTTGCCGACCCGGCCCAGGTCGCCCAGGACCTTCGCGATGACGCCCGAGGAGGAGATCCAGGTGACGCCCGCCAGGACCACGGCCGCCACCGGGCCCCAGCCGAGGAGGAGGGCGGCCGCTGCGCCGGGGAGGGCGTTGAGGGCGCCGTCGACCAGGCCGGAGGGGTAGTGGGCCTTGAGGTTGGTGACCAGGTCGCCGGCCGTGTACTCCAGACCGAGCATCAACAGGAGGAGAATGACGCCTATTTCGGCGCCTATCGAGACGAACTCCTCACTCGCGCCCAGCGGTAGCAGCCCGCCCTCGCCGAAGGCCAGGCCGGCCAGGAGGTAGAGAGGGATGGGGGAGAGACGGAAGCGGGCGGCGAAACGGCCCAGAAGGCCAAGGCCGAGGATGATCGAGCCGAACTCGATCAGGAGGACTGCGGAGTGCATGGTTCCTACTCCCGACCGAGGATCGCCGCTGCTGCGTCCACGCCCTCGCGGGTGCCCACGACGATGAGGATGTCACCGCCCGCCAGCCGGAAGTCGGGCGCGGGGGACGGGATCGCCTCGGCCCGGCGCAGCGCCGCCACGACGGATGCGCCGGTGTCCGTGCGCATCTTCGTGTCGCCCAGGACCCGGCCGTTCCAGCGGGAGCCGGCCGCCACCTCGATGCGCTCGGCCACCAGGCCCAGGTCGGAGGTGTACAGGAGGCTCGGGCTGTGGTGGGAGGGCTTCAGCGCGTCGATCAGGGCGCCCGCCTCGGAGCCGGTCAGGCGCAGGGACTGGGCGCAGGAGTCGGGGTCGTCGGCCCGGTACACGCTCACCGTGCGGGCACCGTCGCGGTGCGCGACCACGGACAGATGGCGGTCCTCCCGGGTCATGAGGTCGTACTGGACCCCGATTCCCGGCAGCGGCGTCGCCCTCAGGCGTGGAGCAGACACGTTTCTCCCTCTGTGTTCCGTGTGGTCATGGGGGCCGGGTTCTGATGCTGTCAGCTCCCCGTACGGTGGCGATATGGGTGACGTGACGGATATACGCGAGCGGCGGGGCCCGGCGACTGTGGTGTCCCGGACGCCGTACGAGAGGAGCGAGGGCAGGGCCGTGTCGCTGTTCTGGCGGATCTTCCTTCTCAACGCCGTGGGCCTCGTCGTCGCCGCTGCGCTGCTGCTGGGCCCGATCACCGTGTCGACGCCGGTCCGGCAGGGGGAGGCCGTGGTCGTCCTCGGGGGGCTGGCGCTGCTGCTGGCCGCCAACGCCGCCGTACTGCGCGTGGGGCTCGTCCCGCTCCAGCGGCTGGGGCGGGCCATGGCCGCCGCCGACCTGCTGCGCCCCGGGGTGCGCGCGCCCGTTTCCGGTCCCGCCGAGACGGCCGAGCTGATCACCACGTACAACACGATGCTCGACCGGTTGGAGGCCGAGCGGGCGACCGGCGCGGCCCACGCGCTGTCCGCGCAGGAGCGGGAGCGGCACCGCATCGCGCGCGAGCTGCACGACGAGGTCGGGCAGACCCTGACCGCCGTGCTGCTCCAGCTGAAGCGGGTCGCCGACCGGGCGCCGGCGGTGCTGCGCGAGGAGGTGGGGCAGGCGCAGGAGGCCACCCGGGCGGGGCTCGACGAGATCCGCCGGATCGCGCGCCGGCTGCGGCCCGGTGTGCTGGAGGAGCTCGGGCTGCCGAGCGCCCTGCGGTCTCTGGCGGGCGAGTTCACCACGCACGGACTGACCGTGCGCCATCACGTCGGCGGCGATCTGCCCCGGCTGACCGAGGAGTCGGAACTGGTCGTCTACCGGGTGGCCCAGGAGGGGCTCACGAACACCGCGCGGCACTCTGGCGCCGAGCGCGCCGAAGTCCGGCTCCAGCCGGTCGCGGGGGGAGTCGAACTCCTTGTGCGGGACAACGGCACCGGGCTGGGCGGGGCGCCCGAGGGGGCCGGGATGCAGGGCATGCGGGAGCGGGCGTTGCTGGTCGGGGCCGTGTTCTCGGTGGAGCCCGGGCCAGGGCGGGGCACGGACATCCGGTTGCGGATACCGGTCGCCGAAGGGGTGCGCTGATGTCCGGGCCGACGCGCGTACTGCTCGCCGACGACCACACGCTCGTACGGCGGGGAGTCCGGCTGATCCTGGAGGGGGAGCCGGATCTCACGGTCGTGGCCGAGGCCGGGGACGGCGCCGAGGCGGTCGAGCTGGCGCGCGCGCGTGAGGTCGATCTGGCCGTGCTGGACATCGCGATGCCCCGGATGACGGGACTCCAGGCGGCCCGTGAACTGTCCCGGCGGCTGCCCGACCTGCGGATCCTGATCCTGACGATGTACGACAACGAGCAGTACTTCTTCGAGGCCCTCAAGGCCGGGGCCAGCGGATACGTCCTCAAGTCCGTCGCCGACCGCGATCTCGTCGAGGCCTGCCGGGCAGCCGTGCGCGACGAGCCGTTCGTCTATCCCGGCGCCGAGCGGGCCCTGGTCCGCTCCTACCTCGACCGGCTGCACCGCGGCGAGGACCTGCCCGCGCGGGCCGTCACCGAGCGCGAGGAGGAGATCCTCAAGCTCGTCGCGGAGGGGCATACCACCAAGGAGATCGGCGAGTTGCTGTTCATCAGCGCGAAGACGGTCGAGCGGCATCGGGCGAACCTGCTGCAGAAGCTGGGCATGCGGGACCGACTGGAACTGACCCGTTACGCGATACGGGCCGGACTCATCGACCCCTGAGCGGGGCCTCGTCGGGGTGGTGATGTGTGGTCAGGGGGGTGTTCGTCGCCGCTCTGCATGGCTCCTGCGAGTCCGGCTGTGGCGGGTGTCGCTGTCGCGTTCGTCGCGCGCTCGACGGGTGCTGGACCCATCGATCGCCCGGCGGGCCTCGTCAGGGTGGTGACGTGTGGTCACGGGCGGCATTCGAGTCCGGCTGCGGCGGGTGTCGCTGTCGCGTTCGACAGGGGCCGGGCTCATCGATCCTGAGCGGTGCGGTGACGTGGGGTCACGGGCGGCGTCTGTCGGTGCTGCGCCTTCGCCGTACGACGTATGCCCCCGCGATCCCGGCTCCGGCGAGCGTCAGCGCCACCCCCACCGCGCGCTCGAAACCGGCGGGGCCCACGCTGCCTCCGGTGCCGCCCTGGACCCCGAGCGTCGGGACGGCCGTCGCCACGCTCACGACGGTGCTGCTCCTGTGGGGCAGGACCTCGCAGGCGATGCCGTCGTCGGGGCCCTGGTCCTCGTCGAGCCGGTTGGGGTCGGTGGTGTCGAGGTCGAACACCGCCTGCGCGTCCTCCTGGTAGACGAAGTCCACGCAGTCCAGGTCTGCTCGGGCGTGTGCGATGCCGGTGAGGGGGCCGGCGGTGGCCAGGACGACCACTGCCGTCCCGGTCAGGGTGGCGCGTATCCGCATGGGGTGTGCCTTTCGGGCGGGGCCTGAACAGCCGTCACCGCGACCCTAGGTACGCGCCCGGCGCCCGGCCCGTGCTGCTGGGCCGAACGGGCGTGGGATCAGAGCAGCGCCTCCCAGTCGCCTTCGAGGCCCGCGGTGTTCAGGAACAGGGCCTCCACGGGATCCGGCTGATGCTCCAGGGGCCGGAGCGGTTGTTCCGTCCAGATGCACTTGCCCGTGCGGGTGTAGCGGGCGCCCCAGCGGGTGGTGAGGGCCGAGATGAGCTGCAGGCCCCGGCCGCCCTCGTCGGTCTCCGTTGCGCGGCGGATGCGGGGCATGGTCTGGCTGCCGTCGTAGACCTCGCAGATCAGCTCGGCGCTGTGGAGGAGACGCAGGCGTATCGGGCCGCGGGCGTGCCGGACCACGTTGCCGACCAGCTCGCTGACCAGCAGCTCCGAGGTGTGGGCCAGGTCGTCCAGGTCCCAGACCGCCAGCTGTTCCCGGACGTGGCGGCGGGCCTGACCCGCCGCCCTCGGGTCGTCCGGCAGCGGCCAGGACGCCATCCGCTCGGCGGGCAGCGCGTGCAGCCGGGCCACCAGGAACGCCGCGTCGTCGGCCGCCTGCTGGTCCGTCGGCAGCAGACCGGCCGTCAGCGTGTCGCACAGGCGTTCAAGGTCTACGGTCGTCCCGTCGGCGTGTGCCGCGCTGAGCAGGCGGGCCAGGTCCGCCATGCCCTCGTCGATCTCCCGCTTCGCCGATTCCACCAGCCCGTCGGTGTACAGCACGAGCAGGCTGCCCTCGGGCACCTCCAGCTCGACCGTCTCGAAGGGCGGCTTCGCCGCGCCCAGTGGCGGGTCGGCGTCCGGCTCCGGGAAGTACACGGTGCCGTCGGGCCGGACGAGCGCGGGCGGCGGATGGCCGGCCCGGGCGATGGAACAGACCTGGGTCGTGGGGTCGTACAGCGCGTACAGGCAGGTGGCGTACGACGCCTCGCCCATGCCGCCGACGATGTCGTTGAGGTGGCCCAGGATCTCGTCGGGCGGCAGTTCCAGGTCGGCCAGGGTGTGCACCGCGGTGCGCAGCCGGCCCATGGTGGCCGCCTCCGGCAGACCGTGGCCCATCACGTCGCCGACGACGAGGGCGACCTGTCCGCCGGACAGCGGGATGATGTCGTACCAGTCGCCGCCCACGTCCGCACCCGGCCCGGCCGGCAGATAGCGTGCGGCCGCCGTGCACGCGGGAAGGTCGGGCAGCGCCTGGGGGAGCAGGCTGCGCTGGAGTTCCCGGGACCGGGTGTGCTCGGCGTCGTAGAGCCGGGCCCGCTCCAGGGACTGGGCGACGAGCGCGCTGATCGTGGTCAGCAGGGCGCGTTCCTCGTCGTTGAGCAGCCGCGGCCGGTCGAAGGCGACGACGCACACGCCGAAGGTGTGCCCGGACGCCGTCATCGGCAGGAACGCCCAGGAGTTCTTGTTGCCGCGCGCGGGGAAGCCGGCCAGTGCGGGATAGCGGGCGGCGTACTCGTGCGCCGAGGACATGAACAGGGGGACGCCGGACGCGATCGTGTCCCAGGCGGGGTCCCCGGCTGACGACCGGGGGCGGCTGTCGAGGAGGGCGACGAATTCCTCGGGGTAACCGACCGCGCCGACATGGAGGAGCCGGTTGCCCTCGATGGCCTGGACCATGAGCCCCGCCGCCGCGAACGGGGGCAGCACCCGCCGGGCGACGGCCTCGACCACGTCCCGCGAGGTCGTCGCCTTCGCGAGATCCGTGGTCAGCTCGGCGATCCGGACCATCCGCTCGGCCGCGGCGCGTTCGGCCGCCTGCCGTTCCTCCGCCAGCCGGCGCTTCTCGGTGACGTCCTGGAAGTAGAGGGTGTGCCCATCGGGCCCCGGCACGAGACGGACGTGCAGCCGCCGTTCGCACGCCGCGAGGGGCACGTCGAAGCCGGCGGGCCGGTCCTCGGCCGCGGCCTCCAGACAGTTGTCCCGCACACCGGGGACCTCGCGCATGGCCGGCAGGTCCCACAGCAGCCGTCCGAACAGTTCCTCCTCGGAGAAGCCGAGGAAGCGTTCCGCCTCCAGGTTGGCGAAGGTGATCCGCCACTCGTCGTCCACTGCGAGGAAACCGTCGCTCATATGTCTGAGGGCCCGGCTGAGCGCGTCCAGGGCGCTGCGCGACTCGTCACTCTCCCAGCCGACGCCGATCATCCGGAGCGGCTCGCCCTGCTCGTCGTAGGTCGCCCGGCCGCGGGCCTGCGTCCAGCCCCAGGTGCCGTCCAGGCGCCGTACGCGGTACTCGGCCTCGTAGACGGAGTGGTCGAGGATCGCCTGCTGCGCCGCCGCGAGGGTGGGCGCCAGGTCGTCGGGGTGGACGATCCGCATCCAGTTGTCGATCCTGCCGGTGAAGTCGGCCTGCGGGGTGCCGTACAGCTCCAGTGCCGCCTCGTCCCAGATCAGGTCGCCGTTGCGGATGTCCCAGTCCCATGAACCGACCTGGACCTCCTTCAGGGCCTGCCGCAGCCGCTCACCGCTCAGCTCCGCCTGGGTGGGACCGGACGGCGGCGGTGCCTGCGTCATGCGGTCCTCGGTCCAGGAGACGACGTCCCGCAGGAAGTCCCAGTGCTCCGGGGTGGGTTCGCCCCGCTCACCGGCCAGGACGGTCAGCGCGCCGATGCTGCGCCGGCCGCTGAACACCGGGAGGGCGGCCAGGCCGGTGCCGGGCCAATGAACGTCCCGCTCCGCCTGGTCCGGGCCGGCCGCAACCCACACGCCCTTGCCCTGCTGGAGCGCGCGGGCCGGGGCCAACGGGCCCTCCTGATCGACGATCTCCCAGGACCGGGTGAGGGCGGGCGGCAGACCGACGGACGACACCAGACGCAGGGCGGACATCGGGCCGCGCAGGTGCATGGTCCCGCCGAGCGCGCCTAGTTCGCCGACCACGTGCCCGAGCGCGAGCCGGAAGACCTCGCTCTCCGTCGCGCCAGGGGCCACCGTGCCGAGAAGAGCGAGCCGCGCGTTCATGGTGGGAACCTATCGTTCCCGTTTCCGTTCGAAACCTCCTTCACCGTTTCCGACCGGCGGAGCTCTTCCGCTGCGGTGCCTCAACTGCCGTTGATGTGACGCAAGTTGTTGAAATCTCGACCGTGTACCGTGCGCATCGGACGGGCAGGTTCCGATTATGAGGAGCGGCGTGGACATCGGTGTCTTCATCCCCATCGGCAACAACGGCTGGCTCATCTCGAAGAGTTCACCGCAGTACCTGCCGACCTTCGAACTGAACAAGGCCGTCGTGCAGAAGGCCGAGGAGCACGGTTTCGACTTCGCCCTGTCCATGATCAAACTCAAGGGTTTCGGCGGCGAGACGGAGTTCTGGGACCACTGTCTGGAGTCGTTCACGCTGATGGCCGGTCTGGCCGCGGTGACCGAGCGGATCAGGCTGTACGCGTCCACGCCGATCCTCGCCCTGCCGCCGGCGATCGTCGCCCGCATGGCGGTCACCGTCGACTCCATCGCTCCCGGCCGCTTCGGCGTCAACATCGTCACCGGCTGGGCGCCCGGCGAGTACACGCAGATGGGCGTCTGGCCCGGCGACGAGCACTTCGGCAACCGCTACGCGCGGGCCGTCGAGTACGTGACGGTGATGAAGGAGCTGTGGAGCGAGGGCGTCAGCAACTTCAAGGGCGAGTTCTACGAGATGGACGACTGCGTGCTCTCACCGCGCCCGGCGGGCGGGCACATCGACATCGTCGCCGCCGGGCAGAGCGGCACCGGCATGCGGTTCGCCGCAGGGCACGCGGACTACAACTTCATCCTGGGCAGCGGCGTCAACACCCCGCTCGCCTTCGCGGACAGCGCGGCCACGCTGGTGGACGCCGCGCGGGAGAGCGGCCGTGACGTCGGGGCGCTGTCGCTCTTCATGGTCATCGCCGACGAGACCGACGAGGCCGCCCGCGCGAAGTGGCAGGACTACCACGACAACGCCGACCGCGCGGCGCTGGCCTACATGGCGGGGGAGTCGGCCACGGACACCACCGCCGACGACTCCTCCACGGCCCGCACCATCGTGCTGCCGGAAGGCGCCGTGAACTTCAACATGGGCACGCTCGTCGGGTCGTACGAGAGTGTCGCGGGGATGCTCGACGAGATCGCCGGGGTCGAGGGGACCAAGGGGATCATGCTGGTGTTCGACGACTTCCTCGACGGCATCGAGCAGTTCGGGACGCGGATCCAGCCGTTGATGACATCGCGGGAGGGGCGGGCGTGAGGAGAGGCCGGTGCTGTCCCGCACCGGCCTCTTCCCGCGAACCTCACCAGGTGGATCAGTCCGTGCCGAACTCCATGGCGGCCCGGTCCAGCAGGGCCTCGTCCTCCGAGACCTCGCCGCGGGACGCGATCGCCTCGGCGCCGCCCTCGGGGAGCTCCGGCATGGTGCCGATCAGGCCGGTCGCGGCCGCCTGGGAGGCGCCGATGGTCGGGCTGCCGGTGCCGATCAGGCCGAGGCCGGCGTACTGCTCCAGCTTGGCGCGGGAGTCGGCGATGTCGAGGTTGCGCATGGTGAGCTGGCCGATCCGGTCCACGGGACCGAAGGCCGAGTCCTCGGTGCGCTCCATCGACAGCTTGTCCGGGTGGTACGAGAACGCCGGGCCCGTGGTGTCGAGGAGCGAGTAGTCCTCGCCGCGCCGCAGGCGCAGGGTCACCTCGCCGGTGACGGCCGCGCCGACCCAGCGCTGCAGCGACTCGCGGATCATCAGGGCCTGCGGGTCCAGCCAGCGGCCCTCGTACATGAGACGGCCCAGGCGCCGGCCCTCGTTGTGGTACTGGGCGACGGTGTCCTCGTTGTGGATCGCGTTGACGAGACGCTCGTAGGCGGCGTGGAGCAGGGCCATGCCGGGCGCCTCGTAGATGCCGCGGCTCTTCGCCTCGATGATCCGGTTCTCGATCTGGTCGGACATGCCGAGGCCGTGCCGGCCGCCGATCGCGTTGGCCTCCATGACCAGGTCGACGGCGGAGCCGAACTCCTTGCCGTTGATGGTCACCGGGCGGCCCTGGTCGAAGCCGATCGTCACGTCCTCGGGCGCGATCTCGACCGACGGGTCCCAGAACCGCACGCCCATGATGGGCTCGACGGTCTCGATGCCGGTGTTGAGGTGTTCGAGGGTCTTGGCCTCGTGGGTGGCGCCCCAGATGTTGGCGTCGGTGGAGTACGCCTTCTCCGTGCTGTCCCGGTACGGCAGCTGGTGGGCGACCAGCCACTCCGACATCTCCTTGCGGCCGCCGAGCTCGGTCACGAAGTCCGCGTCCAGCCAGGGCTTGTAGATCCGCAGGTTCGGGTTGGCGAGCAGGCCGTAGCGGTAGAACCGCTCGATGTCGTTGCCCTTGAAGGTCGAACCGTCGCCCCAGATCTGGACGTTGTCCTCCATCATCGCCCGCACCAGGAGCGTGCCGGTGACCGCGCGGCCCAGCGGCGTGGTGTTGAAGTACGCCCGTCCGCCCGAGCGGATGTGGAACGCCCCGCAGGTGAGCGCGGCCAGCCCCTCCTCGACGAGTGCGGCACGGCAGTCGACCAGGCGCGCGATCTCGGCACCGTAGGCCTGCGCGCGACCGGGCACCGAGTCGATGTCGGGCTCGTCGTACTGGCCGATGTTGGCGGTGTAGGTGCAGGGGATGGCGCCCTTGTCGCGCATCCACGCGACGGCGACGGAGGTGTCGAGACCGCCGGAGAAGGCGATGCCGACGCGCTCGCCGGCGGGGAGGGACGTGAGGACCTTGGACATAGGAAGATTATGCATCAGAACGCATGGTCATGCAAAGTCCCTGATCGTCGTCCCTGGCGTGATTCAGGTCATCCCCTCCGGCCGACCGGGCGTGCGCGGTGGGACAGGCCGGCCGCGTGGCCGATGGGGTAGCGCCCCGGTGAGTAGGGTCCCCGCCGGGTGCTGGGGGAGGGGTCTTCGCGCAACGCCTACCCTTGAGCCATGACCAGCAGCAGCGACCGGAGCACGGCAGTGGACGTTTCATCTCCGAAAACGTACGAAGTGCGCACTTATGGGTGCCAGATGAACGTCCATGACTCCGAGCGATTGTCCGGACTGCTGGAGGAGGCGGGGTACGTAGCCGCGCCCGAGGGTTCCGACGGGGACGCGGACGTCGTCGTCTTCAACACCTGCGCGGTCCGGGAGAACGCCGACAACCGGCTGTACGGCAACCTCGGCCGGCTCGCGCCGCGAAAGACCTCCCGGCCCGGTATGCAGATCGCGGTCGGCGGCTGTCTCGCCCAGAAGGACCGGGACACCATCGTGAAGAGGGCGCCCTGGGTGGACGTCGTCTTCGGTACGCACAACATCGGCAAGCTGCCGGTCCTGCTGGAACGCGCGCGCGTG
This is a stretch of genomic DNA from Streptomyces sp. NBC_00285. It encodes these proteins:
- the argG gene encoding argininosuccinate synthase, translated to MSKVLTSLPAGERVGIAFSGGLDTSVAVAWMRDKGAIPCTYTANIGQYDEPDIDSVPGRAQAYGAEIARLVDCRAALVEEGLAALTCGAFHIRSGGRAYFNTTPLGRAVTGTLLVRAMMEDNVQIWGDGSTFKGNDIERFYRYGLLANPNLRIYKPWLDADFVTELGGRKEMSEWLVAHQLPYRDSTEKAYSTDANIWGATHEAKTLEHLNTGIETVEPIMGVRFWDPSVEIAPEDVTIGFDQGRPVTINGKEFGSAVDLVMEANAIGGRHGLGMSDQIENRIIEAKSRGIYEAPGMALLHAAYERLVNAIHNEDTVAQYHNEGRRLGRLMYEGRWLDPQALMIRESLQRWVGAAVTGEVTLRLRRGEDYSLLDTTGPAFSYHPDKLSMERTEDSAFGPVDRIGQLTMRNLDIADSRAKLEQYAGLGLIGTGSPTIGASQAAATGLIGTMPELPEGGAEAIASRGEVSEDEALLDRAAMEFGTD
- the rutA gene encoding pyrimidine utilization protein A, which codes for MDIGVFIPIGNNGWLISKSSPQYLPTFELNKAVVQKAEEHGFDFALSMIKLKGFGGETEFWDHCLESFTLMAGLAAVTERIRLYASTPILALPPAIVARMAVTVDSIAPGRFGVNIVTGWAPGEYTQMGVWPGDEHFGNRYARAVEYVTVMKELWSEGVSNFKGEFYEMDDCVLSPRPAGGHIDIVAAGQSGTGMRFAAGHADYNFILGSGVNTPLAFADSAATLVDAARESGRDVGALSLFMVIADETDEAARAKWQDYHDNADRAALAYMAGESATDTTADDSSTARTIVLPEGAVNFNMGTLVGSYESVAGMLDEIAGVEGTKGIMLVFDDFLDGIEQFGTRIQPLMTSREGRA
- a CDS encoding SpoIIE family protein phosphatase; protein product: MNARLALLGTVAPGATESEVFRLALGHVVGELGALGGTMHLRGPMSALRLVSSVGLPPALTRSWEIVDQEGPLAPARALQQGKGVWVAAGPDQAERDVHWPGTGLAALPVFSGRRSIGALTVLAGERGEPTPEHWDFLRDVVSWTEDRMTQAPPPSGPTQAELSGERLRQALKEVQVGSWDWDIRNGDLIWDEAALELYGTPQADFTGRIDNWMRIVHPDDLAPTLAAAQQAILDHSVYEAEYRVRRLDGTWGWTQARGRATYDEQGEPLRMIGVGWESDESRSALDALSRALRHMSDGFLAVDDEWRITFANLEAERFLGFSEEELFGRLLWDLPAMREVPGVRDNCLEAAAEDRPAGFDVPLAACERRLHVRLVPGPDGHTLYFQDVTEKRRLAEERQAAERAAAERMVRIAELTTDLAKATTSRDVVEAVARRVLPPFAAAGLMVQAIEGNRLLHVGAVGYPEEFVALLDSRPRSSAGDPAWDTIASGVPLFMSSAHEYAARYPALAGFPARGNKNSWAFLPMTASGHTFGVCVVAFDRPRLLNDEERALLTTISALVAQSLERARLYDAEHTRSRELQRSLLPQALPDLPACTAAARYLPAGPGADVGGDWYDIIPLSGGQVALVVGDVMGHGLPEAATMGRLRTAVHTLADLELPPDEILGHLNDIVGGMGEASYATCLYALYDPTTQVCSIARAGHPPPALVRPDGTVYFPEPDADPPLGAAKPPFETVELEVPEGSLLVLYTDGLVESAKREIDEGMADLARLLSAAHADGTTVDLERLCDTLTAGLLPTDQQAADDAAFLVARLHALPAERMASWPLPDDPRAAGQARRHVREQLAVWDLDDLAHTSELLVSELVGNVVRHARGPIRLRLLHSAELICEVYDGSQTMPRIRRATETDEGGRGLQLISALTTRWGARYTRTGKCIWTEQPLRPLEHQPDPVEALFLNTAGLEGDWEALL